The Hydra vulgaris chromosome 05, alternate assembly HydraT2T_AEP genome includes the window AGAAACATTCATTAAGGTTTTTGGTTTTGCAACAAAAGCGATATCTTAATCATTCTCATCTTAAAAAATACGAATGGTTACGAATGGTTAATATATTCAGATAGTAAAAAGGGACTATACTGCAAAAAATTGTGCATTATTTTCATAGCACCGGACTGCAGGATCTCACAAACAAGTTGCACTTCAGATGCTAGTTAAGCAACCATTACAGGTGCTTTCTAAACTGTTTGGCAAGGACAGAGATCTAGCAAGTTACGAAAAAGCAAATATCACAAGGAAGCTACTGAAGCAGGaaggtgttttttaaaaaacaataataaaccaGCAATGGATATTTTAAACAGAGTAAACACTAAACGGCGTCAACAGGTTTTAGAAAACCGTCAACGATTGACACCTATTGTtgaagtaattatatttttaggaaGGCAAAATATTCCGTTTGGAGGCCACAGAGATGATGGCATCTTATTAGACATAGATGACAATTCTGATGTGGTGACAAATGAAGGTAATTTTCGAgagttgctaaaatttaaagtaaactgtggcaatttaaatttagaaaattatttgaaaacagTTAGAGCTTCTGCAACATACATTAGCAATACTACACAAAATGCTTTAATTGAATGCTGGGGAgaagaaatatgtaaataaattttgagtcGTGTTAGAACCAAATTATTATGCTATTATGTTTGACGAAACAACTGATGCACCACATCAATCAcaaatgaaaacaatattaGGATGAAAGATGAGGGAGGAATCACAACACTACCTACTAATCTTTCTGTTGTTTTTGATTTGAGTGACCAGATGCAACATCCAATCACTCACAAGTTGTTTCAAATTATCAAGCCATGTTCTGGAAGTGTAGCCAGTCCTGAACCTAGCTTCTCAACCCTgtgaagaattaaaaattggCTGAGAACACGACAGAAAACAGACTTACCGGATAACGTGATTGACCGTTTTGCAAAGTCGGTAAATcgtaaattagaaataaatttaatttctaatttacgTAAATtgtagtttaagtttttaaagtaatcgACAAATTAAgtatgcttttttataaaaggctgcaaatactaaatataaaaaaatgttttttcgaATCTATTCGCCCCTATTGCTTGCCCCTCCTATGGATCCGCCCttgacacacacacatacatacaagTTAAAAGGTAAAAGATTtcgtatatataaattaagatatAAGATTCCTTAagagtattaattaaaaaataaaaaaacttaaaaatatataagaatgttttcaattgagaaaataacttttttcaattttcttttaaataagaaaaagttacattcatgagaaaaatcaaaatattttaatacaactttGTTCCATAATAAAATGCTCCTCTaaatacattacaaaatttaccaaaaatagttttgaaaataggttgaagaataaaatgtttaaaattaaaaagtagtgCAATATGTTTCTGTTGGCGATGAAGTGGTTATAGTTTAGTTTTGCCAACATTATCCCGTTACTCTTTTAATTTGTATGTCATCTATAAAAAGAGCAGGCAATTCACTTAGTAGAAGATGTTTTTTGTAGTATGGTTGAAAAAGATACCATTTTGCTTTTTCAGTATTAAGAGGAAgcctatttaatttaaatcatttagaaattttaattaattctatgATCATACTTTGAAATAGTGTCATTATGTTActatgagataaaaaaaagttcgtgtcatcagcaaacataattgtcattaaattagATGCTTCATaaagatcgtttatgtaaataagaaatagtAAAGGTCCTAGGACAGACCCTTGAGGAACTCTGCATGTTACATCTGACAATTTTGATTTCGATGATACGTCATAGTGAACAAATTGCTTCCTattgcttaaataactttttaaaagctttaaaacatTGCCAGAGGTTCcatattatttaagttttttgaatagaattttatgatcaatcGTATCGATGGCTTTAGGCAAGTCAAAAAAATGCCTAAAGGGTCGTCACGCTTTAGGGGGAGGGGGAGAGGTAGGCAATTTTGtgacaatttgttaaaagagAGGGGGCGTCTCCGATCATtcgacattttttgttttaagttttatatctagggaaaactttcttttaattaaaagagtatCTGACCTAACCACAACTCTCAGTTAATGTATCCACATGTTGGTTGTAAAATCAACTGCGCCTAAATCTTACCATAGTTAATAGACTTAAACTGGTTTGGAAACACGCAACTTTGCGTAGCAAAAACTATATTAAGTTGAAAATGCAATAACGTGACGTTGACCGTGCACAACATACAAATACACATTGGTTGTGGAAGGATATAACTgtgataatatttgtaataatgaatttataatgcatttggaaactttttaaaaagatcacGAACTTGAAAAttatgttgaaatatttaaaaagatgtgagtacttttaaaagtgtaaagtttttttgtgtaACTCATAAAAACCATAATTACTTGTATATTAGGGTAcatcatacttttaaaatttttgattttcaattcgGCGGATCATTTTTATGGTGCCACTACATGCGAATAATAACttgtgaagaaaaaaattgaaaaaaattaatttttacctATGCGGGATTGCACTACTTGGGAAGATAAAATTGATGATTATAGGCATAAATCAAGTGCGGATGttgcattatttattaatgCAACCAAATACTGTAAGTACTTCTTGTTTAAAGATCATGTTTATCGCTAcggctttttgtttttaaagtgtgcaattttgtaatttttttatttatatatttactttttgagTGAAAACGTTGTACTAATATTGTTTCTGTAATTAACTacttaagaataaaaaagtagttaaacatGGAGCCCACGGacaattatttgatttaaagattGTTACAGTGGTGATAATgctgaaagtttatttatttggatgttaaagattttttcagATACTTGCAGCTAAgttgttattatgttttttctGTGATATGTTAATATTGTAGGCGTTTTTCTATTGAAGTGATTATTGTGCTAAAGACAAGTATTATAATTactgttcttttattttaaacttgctCTATGATGTCTAATCTCAGTACCAAACGACGATTTTGTACAATGAAGataaattcaattattaaaatatttgatcaatCAAATGAACTTATAAGAGCTGATGATGTagaacttttaaattaacttacGAGACACTGCATCAGAAAagtttgacaaaattaaaacactCAATGATGAGATTTCTGTTCTAATTGAAGATGTTAATGAGTTACAACTCGATGATGACATTGCTACTCAATTTATGCTAAACTTTAAACGTGAGATTTGGAAAATTAatactttcttaaaaaaatttgattcaataaaTAACAATTCCAGTTCTGTTGCTACATTTAAAACTAACAAAGTGGTTAAACTCTCTGCATTAAAGCTTGAACCATATAACGGTAAATCAGAAAATTGGCATTCCTTTTTGAAAGCTTTGACTGtgctataaacaaaaatgatgaattgtctaatattcaaaaaatgacttattTGCGAAACTTAGTCCAAGGTCAAGCATTATCTGCTATTACAGCCTTATCACTTTCCAATGATAGTTATATAATTGCATTAGACATTTTGAAAGatcgtttttcaaataaacaaatattgatATCTTCTCacatgaaaaaacttttatctctaGAGCGTGTAGTTAACATAAACAATGTCAACTCTTTAAGAAGAATTTTAGATGTAATTGAAATCCAGGTTTGCAGTTTAGAAAACCTTGGAATTAGTTCTTCAATGTATGGTCCTTTGTTAATCCCAGTGTTACTTGAGAAAATACCTGatgactttaattttattactagtCGTAAGCTTAGTGAAAATGAAACTTGGGAAATAAAAAATGTGCTCGATGTGCTGAAATATGAATTAAGAGCACGTGAACAAAGTAACAACTCTTCTGAACCTTCTACTTTACCGTTCACAGCAAGTACATTTCATTCTATGGGAGCATCAAATATAATGTGACCTACctattttaaaccaaatagtTATCATAATGACAATTTACCctttacaaagaaaaattttactGCTATTTAACTTTCATGCATATTCTGTAATAATATTCGCAAACCTCATCAATGTCAAGTTATGACAAACGTTACAGCTCGAAAGATTTTGAGCGAGAAGAAGCGATGCTTTCGTTGACTTCGTGAAGGTCAATTTAGTCATCAATTCCATTCAccctttaaatgttttaaatgtggtCGTCTTCACTATATCTCAATTTGTGATAATGACAAGCGAGAGGCTTATGCAAAATCtgataatgaaaaacaaaatggaaattTACCTCATTTGCCAGTGCTTCTCTTCTTCCAACTGAAGCTGTTTTGCTGCAAACTGCATTAGTAACTGTTGAAAATGAAGATCATTCACGTTATGCAAcctgttgacttttttttgataattattcgCAGCCCAGGTATATTTCTACTTCAGCCTGTgccaaacttaaattaaaaacggtaaaaaagaaattcacaTCAAAACCTTTGGACATGGTGGTATTTCAGAGGTCTTAGACAAAGTTAAGTTGTGTGTTAAAAGTATTTATGGTCATTGCATTGTTATAGAATGCTTTGTTAAAGACATCTGCTCTCCTTAAACTGGACAGCATATTGGTATTACTTCTTGTAACTATAACCATTTGAGAGGTCTAAGGTTAGCTgatgataataaattaaatgagaCTCTATCTGTTGATATATTGATTGGagctaatttttattgaaaaattcatTAGAGGTCATTCATTAGGAGAAAAAGGTCATTAGAGGAATTAGTGGTTCAGTAACTATTAAATCAAAAGTGGGGTACATTATTAGCGGACCTATGATTGTTGAAAGAGATAGGGTAGATAACTCAACTGTTTTATCAAcacgttttaaaaattgaatctgAATTCGTTAATAGCTGATTAGcaattaaaaaagagtttaactTGCAACGGGATGGTACAAAGATGAATGTGAGTGATGAAATTCTATGTGATCAGTTTCGAAACAATATAACGTTTGATGGCTAAAGGTATAAAGTTGAGTTGCCATTTAAGTTAGATCATACGGTGTTAGGTGATAACTATAATTTAAGCAAAAGTAGGTTTTTGgcattagaaaaaaagtttatgaaagattcaaatttatttacaccTTACAATGGAATTATCAAGAATCAATTAACAAAGGGCATTATTGAACGTGTGTTCAATTTTGATAGCAATATTGGTGATGTCCACTATTTACCGCATCAAACAATTATTTGTGATGATAAGCAGACTTCAAGAGTTCGTGTAGTTTTCGACGCAAGTTCATCTGTATCTGGTCCCTCAttgaataattgtttattttctgGACCTTCTCTTGTAACTTTTATATTTGGAGTATTATTACGTTTTCGTTCAAAGCGAATTGCCTTCATTGTGGATATTGaataagcatttttaaatatatcgtTAGCTGAAAGGCACCGTGACTTTGTGCGTTTTATATGGTATGATTACTTGTTTGAATAAATAACACTAAATTACATTCAGCTGTGTTAAGTACATACCGTTTATGCAGAGTTTTATTTGGTGTAACATCTTCGCCCTTTTTACTCTCTGCAACACTTCTAGCTCATGCAGAACATTATTTAGATGAAGACCCTGAGTTTgtcaaaaaattgattcaatCACTTCATGTCGATGATTTAAATACAAGTAGTGATTCTGTTTCTAAAGgacttatttttatcaaaaatccAAACTAAGTTTAAAAGAAGGTAGTTTTAATCTCAGGAAGTTTGAGTCAAACTCAAAAGAGTTAAGCAATTTGATTCAAGAGGACAACTTTGCTTCgtgcaatttttcaaaagttttaggTTTGAAATGGAATAAAtcagaagatttttttattttttcgtttcaAGAACTTCTTTCTACTGTTAACACTAAACTAACAAAAAGAGACATTCTTAAATTTATTGCAAGTTTCTTTGACCCGTTAGGACTTTTAAATCCTGTTATTGTGAGaagtaaaatattgttttaatttatttgtaaactgAAACTTTGTTGGAATGCTATAATGGATGGCGATATTCTGAATGAGTGGGATCAAATTGTTCGTGATTTAATTTCTGTACCCTTTGTATGTGTGTCAAGGTGGCATGTGAAATTGTTTGATATACCAGATCATATCAAACTTGAATTATATGGCTTTAGTGATGCAAGTCTAAAAGCGTATGGTTGTtgcatttatttgtttatttaatgttacaCTGATAATAATTACAGCGCTTGTCTGGTCACTTTTAAATCTAAAGTTTCTCCTTTAAGTAAAAGTACAATTCCAAGGCTGGAATTAAAAGCCATTTTGTTACTAGCTAATTTAATGTCAGTTGTTTCCAAAGAGTTATTTTGTGTAGACaatattactcaaataaaattattttctgattcCATAACCTGCCTGAATTgggttaaaaatgaaaataaaatctatgaatTGTTTATTCAAAAGCGTTTAGAAAAAAAGGTTAAGATTTGGGATTATATTGAAGGTGAAGGAGACCTAGCAGATATTATATCGCGTGGtagtaaatttagtaatttacaaaataatgaactttggtTCAAAGATCTTATTTCTGATTGTTCTGCACAGTTATGTATTCGTTGTCTACGTCATTTTATTGGACGTCATGGTTCACCCTTTGAGTCAGTGATAATGGTACAAATATTTCTTCAGATGAAACCCAAGCCTTTGTGCTTTGTGTCTTCAAAGCGTATCCGTTGACGTTTCAACGTGGCTGCAGCGCCGTGGTGGGGTGGGTTTTTTGAGAGTATGGTTAGGATTATAAAACGAACTCTGAAGAAGATACTTActacaattttgttaaaaaaagcctactaaaatctttttttgaattaagcTTGGGTAAAGTTTTTTCTATCATTTATTCTTGTTCTCACAAAACCGTCTCTCTTTTCGAAACCACATACGGAAAGTGCTGCTTCAGTAACCTCTTTTACAGCTCTTTCACAAGATTGCGTATGAAAAGGAAAGTAAGGAAAGTAAATATCTGGTTACTCGTTTTGCTTCAAAACGAGTAACCAGATATTTGTAAAGATCACATGTAGAGATTTGGCATGTAAACATTGGTTCCGATAGTATTTCCTTCGCCCAATCTGTTAGCTCTTTGATATATAAAGCTTCTGTATCGAGCAAAACCTTTTTTCGTAACCTTACAGCTGTGTCTCCAAACTGTGAGGTTTTCCTTATATCTTTAATTGTCTTAATGGCAAATGTTCTCGATTCTTCATCTGAGCTTGataaaagagttaaaatcaGGGAATTTCCGAGTGGACAAAATAAGCACCATTTTGAATGTATTATGTGGCAATATTTTGAACTTCATTATCTTGTCTTTTAAGCAATCGTAACAGTGTTACTATGTGACATGGGCCATCTACAATACTGTGTTTCACTTTAATTTCATACCACATGTGAAAATATACTTGAGCTACCCATTTGACgattaaaagaaacttttgaaGAACGTCACCAGTAATCATGTGATCACTCATATAGAGGAAAATGATAGCTCCTGCTGTGGTAATCCATCTGGTGTGGCAAATATTTCTACACTTTGCTTGAGAAAGATGTATGTCCATCATGCTTgtgaacaaatatttttccaaCTTATAACAGAGAGCTACGTATGTTGTCATTGTTTTGAGAACTTTTTTAATGGTAATTCATTACAATGCAGCATACAAATGGACCAGAATAATTTCCTCCCCACGAATTGTTCCAGATTTGATAGCAAACCTCCATCTTTTCCGGAACCTGTTATAAGTTATAAGAGTGTAATGAGTAAGGTATCTTCAATCAGGCTCACAGGTCACAGTTATTTGTTCTTCCTTTATAGTCCTTGTGTGAAATTTATTTGTTAGAGGGTTCTGTTCAAACACTAAAGTAGAGTCCTTTCTTCCGTCAATAAACAAACCTTTAATTGGTTCTTCATCGATAATTCTTTTTTCAGACATTCTTAATCTTTCCA containing:
- the LOC136080371 gene encoding uncharacterized protein LOC136080371: MTYLRNLVQGQALSAITALSLSNDSYIIALDILKDRFSNKQILISSHMKKLLSLERVVNINNVNSLRRILDVIEIQVCSLENLGISSSMYGPLLIPVLLEKIPDDFNFITSRKLSENETWEIKNVLDVLKYELRAREQSNNSSEPSTLPFTASTFHSMGASNIMYKVELPFKLDHTVLGDNYNLSKSRFLALEKKFMKDSNLFTPYNGIIKNQLTKGIIERVFNFDSNIGDVHYLPHQTIICDDKQTSRVRVVFDASSSVSGPSLNNCLFSGPSLVTFIFGVLLRFRSKRIAFIVDIE